The sequence CAAAGATGCCTATGTCGATAAAGGCAAAAGACTATTTTCACAGTATTGCGCCAGTTGTCACGGAGTTGATGGCAAGGGTCAGGGGCCGGTGGCTGGCTCGCTTAAAACTGCTCCCGCAGACCTCACGGCAATTCAGAAAAAGGGTGAAAAATTCCCCTTCACGCATATCGCTGTGTTGATTGACGGAGAAAAAACCGACAGAAGTATCGAAGCCCATGGAACCGGCAAGATGCCTGTCTGGGGAACCGTGTTTCGCCAGTCGCGCGGTTTGCAAAAAGAGAGCTATATCTACGCGCTCACCAAATATATCGAATCGATTCAAGCAGCTAGGTAGGCAAAAGTTCAACTGCTTTTAGAAGGTTTGAGTATTTAAACATCAATAACGACCCACGGCGTCGCCCCAATAAAAGTTTGCGCGAACATCGCGTTTCATCTGTCAGGTCAGTCGAAACTCGCTGCTCGCGCAAATTATTTGGTCATTTATCAATTGCGCCGCATACTGGATTCCGGTTTTGCAGTTTCCGCGTCTTCATAACGCTTGCCGGTTTCACGATCAAATACCGCGTTGCGTAAAAAGGCTTCGGTCGTCCAGGGCGCGCCGCCGCCACCTAAATATTTCTGGAACCATTCAAGATGCGCCGTGTAGTACAAAGCCATCTCGTACCAACTGGGCCAGTGCCCGGCATTCGGATAGACAATCAATCGCGAAGGCACGCCGCGTTTTTGCAAGGCGGTGAAAAATTCCAAAGATTGCGTGTAAGGCACGCGATAATCGCGCTCGCCGGTAATGATGAGCGTCGGGGTTTTGAAATTGCGAACATAATTCGATGGTGACATCGTCTCATACAAACGCGAATTCCACGGCTGACCTTTCGCGTCCCATTCGGGAAACCATAACTCTTCGGTTGCCCCGTAAAACGATTTCAAATTGTAGAGTCCCATCATCGAAGCAATCGCTTTAAAGCGCGTCGTGTGTCCGGCAAACCAGTTCATCATATATCCGCCATACGACCAGCCCATCGCGCCCATTCGCGTTTTATCGACATAAGGCAAACGTTCAAGCGCACTCGTCACCAGCATCAAATCCTGAAACACCATCCCATTCCAGTCGCCGGAAATTTGCGCGGTAAAGGCTTGACCGTACCCGACGGAACCATGCGGATTGCAAAACGCCACGATGTAACCCGCGCCCGGATAGACTTGCCAGTCGCCGCGAAACCCGTCCGCCCATTGCGATTGCGGGCCACCGTGAACATTTAATATCAACGGGTATTTTTTGTTCGGGTCGAAATTATGCGGCTTGACGATGAAGGTATGAATCTTGGCGCCGCCCGCGCCCGCAATCCACATCTGTTCGGCAGGACGAATATCAACATCGTTGGCAACGGCTGTATTAATGTTCGTCAGTTGTCGGTTATTTGCGGCTTTGCCGTTCGTAATATCGGCGCTATGAATTTCTGCGGGTTCGGCGATGCCGCGTCTGATGTAAAAGATTTTCTTTTCATCATCGGTAAACGTGAAAGCATCGATGGATTTGTCAGCGATAACCTGGGTGATTTTTCTTGTCGTCAAATCAAGCCGATGAATCGGCACCTGACCTTTGAATGGTCCCGTAAAATAGATAGCCTTTGAATCTTTGCTCCATTCAAAATCATCAATCCAGTCGCGGTAAGTTTCGGTTAAAACTTCCGACTTTCCCGTAGCGCGGTCATACAATGCCAGGCGGAACAAATCCGATTCATAGCCCGGCAGTCGTTGCAATCGATAGGCGATATATTTGCCATCGGGCGAATATTTCGGCGTCCCGTCATAAGCTTTATTTGCGGCGGTGATGTTTCGCGGTTTGGCGTTAGCGTCCGTGAGCGCAAGCAACCACACATCGCCGTTGGTAGACGAAGCCTGGGCTTTATCGTGATTTGACATTAACGCGAGTTCTTTGCCATCGGGCGAAAAGGTTGCGCGAATCGAACCCGACACATCAAACGGCGGCCAGTCCATATTGCCCGGCGTGAGGTCGCGCACTGCGCCGCTTTCAATATTCAATAAAAAGGTGTGCGCGCGTTTGCCGTCACGCCATTGTGTCCAGTGGCGATATAACAATTCATCAGCCAGGTGGGCGCGCAGCGCGCCTTTTTCCCAGCGTTCACTAATGCGTTTGTTGCAGGCGTCATTGCCGTTGCATTCGGGATAAACATCCGAAGTGAACGCCACGAGTTTACCGTCGGGTGAAATAACATAATCGCCAACGCCGGTTGAAAGTGTGGTCAGTAGTTTCCATTCGCCGCCGGTTTGTGGCATGACGAAAAGTTGCACGTTGCCATCTCTGACGGCTTGAAAGATGATGCGACCATCGGGGAGAAAATGCGGCGAGAAAGCGTTTTGCGTAGTGATTTCTTTAGAGTTTTTACCATCGATGTCCATCGTCCAGATGCGTGTGGCGCGTCGGGCGCGGGCTAAATCCGAAGTCGTTACGCCGTAAAGAACGGTTTTTCCGTCGGGCGAAATCTCAATGCCGGATACCCCTTTGATGCGGTAAAAATCTTCAATCGTGAAGGCGCGTTTCTGCGCATAAACCGAAGCGACGAGCAAAAGTAGAAGTGAAATTGATAATGCAAGCTTGCGTGTTGAAATAGATAAAAATGAATTTCGGGTCATAGAAGGCTCCTTCAGAAACGGGGTGGTAAATTCAGATACGAAGCAAAAACTATTTAACCGCCAAACCGCCAAATACGCCAAGCAGATTTGCATTTTTCTGTTGGCGTATTGGGTGTCTTGGCAAGTGGATGTTTAAGTCTGGAGTCCCGTCAGTCGTTCGCTCACTTCCCACAATTTCTTTGCGAGTTCATCGTCTTGCGCCGCGCGCGATGGGTATTTCTCTTTTTTCTTCTCAAAATATTTGCCGCTGACGCCTTCGACTTCCGAAGAGCTTGCCAGATACACAGAAGTTTGTGCGCCCTTTTCGGGACTCATGGTAAACAGTTTGATGAGCCATTCAAGCGGTTTCGGGGTGTTGCGAAAAATACTGGTCGCGACTGCGCCGGGATGCAGAGAGTTTGCCGTAACCCCGGTTCCGGCAATGCGCCGCGCCAGTTCGCGTGTGAATAAAATATTTTCGAGTTTGGAATTGCTATAGGCGGCAACGCCTTTGTATTCGCGCTCGCCTTGCAGGTTGTCGAATTCGACTTTGCCGTATTTGTGGGCTTCGCTGGCGACGCTGACGATGCGCGAAGGCGCGGACGCCCGGAGCACATCAAGCAATAAATTGGTCAGTAAAAAATAGGCGAGATGATTGACCGCAAAAGTGGTTTCATAACCATCAACTGTAAGCGCGCGCTTGGGAATATAAACGCCCGCGTTATTGATGAGCACATCGAGACGGTTATATTTGGCTTTGAATTCATCGGCGAGTCGGCGAATCGCTGATAGCGAAGACAAATCGGCAATCAGCAATTCAATATTTGAATTGCCGGATTGGGTTTTGATTTCACCGAGCGCCGCTTCGCCTTTACTGCGGTCGCGACAAACCATGACAAGCTGTGCGCCCTGTTCGGCAAGACTGCGTGCCGTCACTTTTCCGATACCGGCACTCGCGCCGGTGATTAAACATCGTTTTCCGTTCATTGATAGTTCATTCCCGATTTATAAGCTATTTGGGTCTACGACAGTAATTGAAGAAAACCGCTTGAAGTCAGATATATTAAAGGTCAACAAGTGAGTAATGCCATGTGCAAGCATCGCTCCTACTAAGCGTGCATCGTGAACTTGTACACCGGAAACCTGGTAAGTCACGACTAATTGACGCCAGTGTTTGTAAATGTCTGGTATATCTGGCAAGAGGGGAAAGAAATTTTCCAGTTGGTGAATCTCCGCATCGGCTTGCGCTGGTGTCAGTCCAAACCCGTTATTGGTTTTGGGGCGCGTCAGAACATTCCAAAATTCAATAACATTCTGGCAGGTGATATGGAGTAAATCACCGTTATTAACAAGTTTGGTGATAGCCATGCGCGCCGCCTGGTGTTGCGGGTCATTAAGACGTGCGCGGCGCAGCAAACCATTGGTATCAAGCAAATACAAATCCGCCATCAACCGCGTTCTCCATAGAAACTTTCACGACTCAAATCATTTTCTGAGAAGGGCGGCAGGCTCGCGTCGTATCCATCCATCCAATTATCAAAAGCCTTGAGCCACTGTTCTTGGGTTGCTCGCTTCCAGAATGGCTCCTGAATTTCAGATGTCAGTTTATCTTCCAGTAATCGCAACAAATATTCATCGGTTTTAAGCCCTTGTCGCGCCGCTTCGCTTTGCAACTTGGCTTCAAGTTCCGATGGAATGGTTATCGTCAAAGTCATGCGCTTCCCTCCGGCTTTATTTTGCCAAGCCCTCAGAGATATTAAAAGAGGTATCTATGATCAGCCGTAGTTTCTTAATGCGGCACTCGCGCCGATGATTAAACATGGTTTTCCGTTCATATAATTTGTTGAGGTTTATCACAACTGTCCTGACATAACGGCAATGTTACAACAAATACCGAAACGTTGACTAATCAACGCCCGCTTGCAAGTTGAAAAATCGAAAAGATGGATTTTCAGACAGCTTCAATTTGCGCCGCTATAAGGGTTCAGATTAGACTAGGCGGTCAGGTGTGTGCCTGACTTGTATGACAATCACAATCAGAGGAGAACTTGATGGCTAACAAAACCGGCAACGCCGCTTCCAAAACGGCGCAAGTTGCTGTTGAAGAATTGACCACTGCGCTTGGCGAAGCCCGCAAACAACTGACTGCCGAAGTCAAAGTGCGTCGCGATGTCATCAAACCGATGGAAGTGGCATTGCGCGCTCTGAAAGACCCGCATCGCAACGCCCTGGCGCTTTACGAAGCCGCTGTCGCGCTGGAAAATCCAAACGGCGATTTCATCCTGCCGAAAAGCTACGCGACGACCGCCGCCGAGTTACGCGCTTTTGCCGATGAACAGCTCTCCGAACTCGAATTTACCTTTGCCCGCGATTTGCGCGAAGCCTTCAAAGAAAAGGGCGTTGACCTGACAGGACCGCCGACCAAACTGGTTGCAGACCTTTTTGTCATCGAACCTGACTTGCGCAAAAAACAGGTCTACATAACATTCTCGCGGCAAAGCGTGACGGCGAAAAAAATCAAACTGGATGTCGTTCAAGTCCTCTCGACTTATGAACGCGCGCGGCGTGAAATCTGCGAGCGCAAAATTGACCTTGACGCTTTGCTCGCCGAGTTGTTTGAAGCCTATCAACGCCTGCTGACGCTTTCGGGAAAAAAGCCGGGCGCGCGCCTGAGCATCGTTGACTGTTACCGCGAACTGGTCTTGATTCGCCAACCCCTGGCGTTTCGCAAAAATCCGTCAAAAAACAGTTTCACCGATTACCCGAAAACCCACTTTGCTTACGATATGCTGGAATTGCGTCGCCAACGTAAACTCAATCACCAAGGGCAACAACTCAATTTCAGCGTCGCCACCATTGATGTCGGCAGCGATTCGACACGCGCCATGTTTTTAGCCACCAGCGCCACCGAAGGACAATTCATCAAAGAGTTGTACTTCGCGCAGGAGAAATCATCGTGAATCTCAGCAAACAAGAAGCCCAACATATTGTTCGCAAACTTGGCGAATCAGGGATTCCGCCGACGCGCGGACTGGCAGCTTACACGGTGGGCATTGACTCGCTGCTCAAAACTCTCGAAGACGAATATCTGCGCGGCTATCTGCGCGATGGCGGCTCAAGTTTCAAGTTGGTGGTCGGCGAATATGGCAGCGGCAAATCGCACTTTCTCTATTGCCTGCGCGATAAGGCATGGGAAAACGGCTACGTCGTCAGTCGCGCCGAACTCAGTCCCAAAGAATGCCCGTATGACAATCAATTGAAAGTCTATCAAGCGGTCATCGCCAATCTCATCTTCCACAATACAGACCCCAACGTCGCCGATACGCAAGGGTTGGAAGCCTTTCTCGAAAATCATTTCTACACGACTTTGAAAACTCTCGGTGTTGATGCGCCATTGACCAGCATTGGCTTAGACCTGCGCGTCAAACTCTGGCTCGATACCATCCTGCGGTTCAAAGTTGAAAGTCCGTCCTATCGCCACGCGGTCTATTTTTATTTGCAAGCGGTCGCCGAAGAGAATGAAACCCGAAAACAGTTAATCAGCGCCTGGCTGCGCGGCGAAGCCGTCGCCCTCAAAGATTTGCGCCAATTCAGCATCACCGAAAGAATAGACCGTTCGGTGGCGTTCAAAATGTTGCGCTCGCTCTCGCAGTTAATTCACGAACTCGGTTATGCGGGACTCGTGCTGCTGTTTGATGAAGGCGACCGCATGGTGAGCATCGGTTCGTCGCGCACCGAAAAAGTCGCCTGCGACAATCTGCGGGAAGTGATTGATCGTTGCGCGGGCGAAAGTCTGCCTTCGACACTCTTTGTTTACGCGGTGCCGCCATACTTTGTCACCAACATCGCGCCGAATTACGAAGCCCTCAGTCAGCGCATCAGTTCAAAGGTGAAATTTTCGCGCAAGAATCCCTTCAGCGTGCAAATCAGCCTCGATCAACTTGATTATCCGGGCGATGAAATGCTCAAGATGATTGGCGAGCGGTTGCTTGACATCTTCGAGATGGCTTACGACATGAAATTCGACCGTGAGTTGCAATTGCACAACATCGCGCAACTCGCCGAAGCTTGCGGCTCACTGCTGTCAACCAGCCATCGCCGCCATTTCGTCAAATCGTTGATGGACATCCTCACCGAACAGCGTGTCGAAGGCGAACAGACCTATGAAGCCGAAGGCATTCAAATCGTGGTGCGCAATGTGACCGAACAACTGGGTCGCTCGCAGGGAGGCGAGTATTAGTGGTCGGCTCCATCGTTACTCACCCGCTGTTCGGGCGCGGACAGGTTGTCGAACTCAGAAACGCGGCGCGTGAAGCGGTCGTGCGCTTCGATAACGGCATTCGCGCCGTCGTGCAAACCACCATGCTTTCGGTGTTGCAACCCTCGGCTTTGCCGCAACCGGTCGCGCCGCAACCCGTCGCGCCGACCAAACCGGAAGTTGCCGCAACCCCTGAACAAACGCAACAACTCGAAGCCCGCCGCGCCATCGAAGCTTTACGCTATGGCATCGTGCCCAACAAACGCCTGCGCGAATTGAGTGTCGGGCTGGAAGCTGAACGCGAAAGTTTGCAGCAGGCTTTTGCAACCACCGAACAACGCGGCGGCGATGTCCGCGTCGTTCTCGGCGAATATGGCAGCGGCAAATCGCACTTTTTTGAACTGGCGGCGCAAGAGGCGTTGGCGCGCAATTTCCTGGTCGCGTCGACATCGCTGGATTTGCGCGAAGTGCCGCCCAATCGTCCGCAACGCATTTACAACGCCTTGATTCGTTCACTGCGTTATCCTGATGCAACCGATGCGGGAACCCTGGTTCCGTTGCTTGACCGCATCCTCTCTCAGCAGACCGCATTTGCGGCGATGGGCGAAAAATTGCGCGGCACGACTTTCGGAACCGTGCTGCACAATTACGCCATGCTGCGCGCTGAGGGCGGCGAAGGTTTGGAATCCCTGCTGGATTGGATTTCCGGCGAAAAGGTGTTTATTCAAACGGTGCGCGCCGCGCTGCCGCTTAAGAGCAAAGAATTTCCGGCGCGCGCGCTTTCGATGATGACCACTGCCGCTGATCAGTATTGTTACCTGCTAAACGGTTGGGGCTGGCTTGCGGCGCAAGTCGGTTATGCGGGACTGGCGGTGTTGCTTGATGAATCGGAGCATTACAGTTTGCTCACCCAACGCGGCAAGGAGCGGGCGGACAATTTTTTCAAAGCTCTCATCTACACGGCGATGCACGGGCGCGAAGATTGTCGCCTGAGCGAAAGCCAGCTTGAACATCAGCAACGTGAACACCCTTTTCGCTTTGCCGACCGCAGCCAGCTGTTGGTGATGTTCGCGGTCACGCCATCGGCAAACACCTTCGATTATCAGCGTTGGCTTGGCGAAGAGCAGATTATCAAACTCACCGGCGATTTATCGGCGCAGACGCTCGAACAATTGATGGGACAACTGTTCGCGCTGCATCGCCAGGCTTATGGTTATGAACGCGACGGCAATCAATTGGATTTGTCGCAAGGCGCGCATGAAGGGCTGGAGCGCCGCTTGCTCAATTTGCGGCAAACCATACGCCTCGCCATAGAAGTTTATGACACCTGCTACGCGCACGTGGATTACCCAGCGAGCGAAGCCGTCGCAGAGATGCGACAATCGTTATTTGGACGCTACGGATTTTAGTTTTTTGTGCCGCACACATTCCGGTGTGTGACCGATTGTCAAGGCGATGTCCTCTTCATTTCTTCATTCGCTAAAAGCGAAACTGCCGCACACTTGGGGCGCATTTTTAGGGCGTTTCGGGCGCTTCACGGAAATTCAAAAGCTCGCTATCGAACCCATCCTCGCGGGGAAAAATTGTCTGTTGATAGCTTCGACGGCAAGCGGCAAAACCGAAGCCGCGTTGATGCCTCTGATTGAAAGGCTCAAACAACAGACTGCCGCGTTGCACGCCTTCGACGTGCTGTATGTCACGCCGACGCGCGCCCTCACCCGCGACCTGGCAAAAAGACTGCAAGCGCCACTCGAACAACTCGCCATTACTATGGCAATCAAAACCGGCGATGAACCGGCGCTTGATGCGCGCCGCCCGCCGAACCTGCTGCTGACCACCCCTGAATCGCTTGATTCGTTGCTTGCCAACCGTCCGCGACTGTTGAAAGACACGCGCGCGGTTATCCTTGATGAAATTCATCTATACGACAACACCGCGCGTGGCGACGGATTGCGCGTGTTATTGAATCGCTTGCGCAGGTTGCGACGTTACGCGCACGGGCGCGGCGATAGCCCGACCGACAACCTGCAATTTTGCGCATTGTCAGCGACCGTCGGTAATCCGCAAGCCGTAGCGGCGCGCTATTTCGCCGACCCGCTGGTCATTCAAGCCGCCGGGCAAAGACCGCTGGATGTCGAGTTGCTGGAGATGCAGGGAGAGGAATCGTTGCGCGATTTATTTGCCGGTTTGCGCAAGCGCGGCGTGAAAAAGGCGCTGGCGTTTTGCAATGCGCGAAGCGAATGCGAAGCGTTGGCGCAAGTTTTCAAACACCGCGCGCCGTTTGGCGATAATGTCTTCGTGCATCACGCCAGCCTCGATGCGCGTTTGCGCCATCAAACCGAACGCCATTTTGCCGAAGCCTCAGCCGCTTTGTGTTTCGCCACTTCGACGCTGGAACTCGGCATAGACATCGGCGATGTGGATTTGGTCATTCTCATCGGCGCGCCGGATGACGCCAGCGCCTTTCTGCAACGCATCGGGCGCGGCAATCGCCGTTCGTCGCGTTCAGCGGTTGTCGGTTTTTATCGTTCGCCCATCGAAGCGGCGATGTTTCGCGTCTTCATTCGCGCCGCTTCGATGGGCGAACTTCACGCCAAAGATTATTTTTTTCGTCCATCGGTCATCGTCCAACAGCTTTGCTCTTATATCAAACAGGTGCGCCACGGCGAGCTTGTGCCTCGCGAAGTTTATGAACTGTTCGCCACCCCGACGGGCGAGCCGCTCATCTCTAAAGCGGCGTTTGACGACATCCTTTCCGCGCTGATTGATAAAAATTATTTCGTCCGTTTGCCCGATGGCAATCTGCGACCGGGAGCCGTTTGGCAACGCCTTTACGAACAGCGCGAAATCTACGCGAATTTGTCAGACGCGACGCGCCAGTCTATGGAGGTGGTTGACGAAATCACCGGACGCAAACTTGGCGAGATGGAATGGGGAACCGGCATTAATCAAAGCTTTTTATTCGGCGGCGTGGCGCGGCGCGCTGTGCGGCGGCAAGGGCGCAAATTGATTGTCCGGGCAAGCGAAGATGACGCGCCGCCGCCACGCTTTTTCACGCCGCGTCGCGCCCTGTCGCCCAGGTTGGCAAGCGCCGTTGCCGCCGAACTCGGTTTGCCACAAAGCCCTGCGCCTGCTGAAATCGCCGTCGTCAAAGACCCGGAGTTAAGCGAAGCGCAAGCTTGGGTCTTTCACTGCGCCGGTGAAGCTTACGCTTATCTACTGGGCGATTTATTGGAGAATTGGTGCAATGCGCAGGTGAGCGAGGTCAATGGCTTCTGCTTTCTGCTCACCGGCGAATTGCCCGACGCCGCTTTGCCAATCAACGCCGAACAAGTTCAACGGCGGTTGCGGCGGCGCTGGCAGCAGTTTGAGAGCTATTACGATATGGGTCGCTTTCAAAAAGAGCTGCCGTTAGAGGTGCGGCGCGCAAGCGTCGAAGCGGCTTTCGATATTGAAAATTTTCTGCGCGCCTTTGCGGGAAAAAAATTAACCCAGTCTGCCACTTGCGACAAACAGTGATTTACTGATGATTCCCCCTCTGCGCTAATCCGCTAACGCCTGCGAGAAATCGGCGATTAAATCTTCGGTCGCTTCGATGCCGACCGAGACGCGAATCAAGGTATCATTGATACCCGCTTTTTTTCGGTCTTCTGCGGACATTCCCGAATGTGAGGTGGTTACGGGTCGCGTCATCAGGGTTTCAATGCCGCCGAGGCTTGGTGCGATAATCGCCAGTTGCACCCGTTGCATAAAGGCTTCGGCGCGCGCCACATCACCTTTCAGTTCAAAACTGAGGACGCCGCCGAATCCGTCGAATAATTCACGGGCGCGCGCGTAAGGCTCGTTACTCTCCAAGCCCGCATAATTGACTTTCTGCACCGCCGCGTGCGATTCCAGAAATTCCGCCAGTCGCAAAGCGTTCTCATTATTTCTTGCGACGCGCAAAGCGAGCGTCTTCACCCCGCGAGAGAGCAAGAATGCAGCGTGCGGGTCAAGGCTGCCGCCCAGATGATTCAACCGATGGGTGATGCGTTCGACTAAATCGGCGCGCCCGATGACCGCGCCCGCGACAATATCCGAATGCCCGTTCAAATATTTTGTCGCGCTATGCAATGACAAATCAAATCCCCACTCGGCAGGGCGAAAATTCACCGGGCTTGCAAAGGTGTTATCAATCATCGAAATCAAACCGTAAGCTTTGGCAAACTCGACGACGGCTTTGAGGTCTGCGACTTGCAGTAGCGGGTTGGTCATGGCTTCGACATAAATCGCTTTGGTGTTCGGGCGCAGATGCTCCTGCCAACTCGATGGATTATCGCCGTTGATAAAGGTGTAAGTGAGTCCGAAATCTTTAAAATCTTTGGTGACTAAATCATGGGTGCCGCCATAAAGACAATCCTGCATCAGGATATGGTCGCCCGCCGAAAGCATGGTGAGCAGCGCCGTTGAAATCGCCGCCATGCCGCTTGCGGTGACCACTGCGGCTTCGGCGTTTTCCAACGCGGCTAATTTTTTATGCAATGCCAAATGGTTTGGCGTGTTATTGAGGCGAATGTATTTGACGGCGTGGTAATCCGATTCGCCCGCGTATTCAAACATGGCGGATTGAAAAATCGGCGTCACCACTGCGCCGCTGATGCGCGGCACGGGTTCGCCCGCGTGAATCAATTTGGTTTCGAGGCTTTTATATTTATCGGT comes from Acidobacteriota bacterium and encodes:
- a CDS encoding cytochrome c; amino-acid sequence: MKRFRLIITTILFAASITAGWLLLVGNAQASNKDAYVDKGKRLFSQYCASCHGVDGKGQGPVAGSLKTAPADLTAIQKKGEKFPFTHIAVLIDGEKTDRSIEAHGTGKMPVWGTVFRQSRGLQKESYIYALTKYIESIQAAR
- a CDS encoding S9 family peptidase, coding for MTRNSFLSISTRKLALSISLLLLLVASVYAQKRAFTIEDFYRIKGVSGIEISPDGKTVLYGVTTSDLARARRATRIWTMDIDGKNSKEITTQNAFSPHFLPDGRIIFQAVRDGNVQLFVMPQTGGEWKLLTTLSTGVGDYVISPDGKLVAFTSDVYPECNGNDACNKRISERWEKGALRAHLADELLYRHWTQWRDGKRAHTFLLNIESGAVRDLTPGNMDWPPFDVSGSIRATFSPDGKELALMSNHDKAQASSTNGDVWLLALTDANAKPRNITAANKAYDGTPKYSPDGKYIAYRLQRLPGYESDLFRLALYDRATGKSEVLTETYRDWIDDFEWSKDSKAIYFTGPFKGQVPIHRLDLTTRKITQVIADKSIDAFTFTDDEKKIFYIRRGIAEPAEIHSADITNGKAANNRQLTNINTAVANDVDIRPAEQMWIAGAGGAKIHTFIVKPHNFDPNKKYPLILNVHGGPQSQWADGFRGDWQVYPGAGYIVAFCNPHGSVGYGQAFTAQISGDWNGMVFQDLMLVTSALERLPYVDKTRMGAMGWSYGGYMMNWFAGHTTRFKAIASMMGLYNLKSFYGATEELWFPEWDAKGQPWNSRLYETMSPSNYVRNFKTPTLIITGERDYRVPYTQSLEFFTALQKRGVPSRLIVYPNAGHWPSWYEMALYYTAHLEWFQKYLGGGGAPWTTEAFLRNAVFDRETGKRYEDAETAKPESSMRRN
- a CDS encoding SDR family oxidoreductase — encoded protein: MNGKRCLITGASAGIGKVTARSLAEQGAQLVMVCRDRSKGEAALGEIKTQSGNSNIELLIADLSSLSAIRRLADEFKAKYNRLDVLINNAGVYIPKRALTVDGYETTFAVNHLAYFLLTNLLLDVLRASAPSRIVSVASEAHKYGKVEFDNLQGEREYKGVAAYSNSKLENILFTRELARRIAGTGVTANSLHPGAVATSIFRNTPKPLEWLIKLFTMSPEKGAQTSVYLASSSEVEGVSGKYFEKKKEKYPSRAAQDDELAKKLWEVSERLTGLQT
- a CDS encoding PIN domain-containing protein — encoded protein: MADLYLLDTNGLLRRARLNDPQHQAARMAITKLVNNGDLLHITCQNVIEFWNVLTRPKTNNGFGLTPAQADAEIHQLENFFPLLPDIPDIYKHWRQLVVTYQVSGVQVHDARLVGAMLAHGITHLLTFNISDFKRFSSITVVDPNSL
- a CDS encoding BREX system ATP-binding domain-containing protein, producing MNLSKQEAQHIVRKLGESGIPPTRGLAAYTVGIDSLLKTLEDEYLRGYLRDGGSSFKLVVGEYGSGKSHFLYCLRDKAWENGYVVSRAELSPKECPYDNQLKVYQAVIANLIFHNTDPNVADTQGLEAFLENHFYTTLKTLGVDAPLTSIGLDLRVKLWLDTILRFKVESPSYRHAVYFYLQAVAEENETRKQLISAWLRGEAVALKDLRQFSITERIDRSVAFKMLRSLSQLIHELGYAGLVLLFDEGDRMVSIGSSRTEKVACDNLREVIDRCAGESLPSTLFVYAVPPYFVTNIAPNYEALSQRISSKVKFSRKNPFSVQISLDQLDYPGDEMLKMIGERLLDIFEMAYDMKFDRELQLHNIAQLAEACGSLLSTSHRRHFVKSLMDILTEQRVEGEQTYEAEGIQIVVRNVTEQLGRSQGGEY
- a CDS encoding BREX system ATP-binding domain-containing protein — translated: MVGSIVTHPLFGRGQVVELRNAAREAVVRFDNGIRAVVQTTMLSVLQPSALPQPVAPQPVAPTKPEVAATPEQTQQLEARRAIEALRYGIVPNKRLRELSVGLEAERESLQQAFATTEQRGGDVRVVLGEYGSGKSHFFELAAQEALARNFLVASTSLDLREVPPNRPQRIYNALIRSLRYPDATDAGTLVPLLDRILSQQTAFAAMGEKLRGTTFGTVLHNYAMLRAEGGEGLESLLDWISGEKVFIQTVRAALPLKSKEFPARALSMMTTAADQYCYLLNGWGWLAAQVGYAGLAVLLDESEHYSLLTQRGKERADNFFKALIYTAMHGREDCRLSESQLEHQQREHPFRFADRSQLLVMFAVTPSANTFDYQRWLGEEQIIKLTGDLSAQTLEQLMGQLFALHRQAYGYERDGNQLDLSQGAHEGLERRLLNLRQTIRLAIEVYDTCYAHVDYPASEAVAEMRQSLFGRYGF
- a CDS encoding DEAD/DEAH box helicase, with protein sequence MSSSFLHSLKAKLPHTWGAFLGRFGRFTEIQKLAIEPILAGKNCLLIASTASGKTEAALMPLIERLKQQTAALHAFDVLYVTPTRALTRDLAKRLQAPLEQLAITMAIKTGDEPALDARRPPNLLLTTPESLDSLLANRPRLLKDTRAVILDEIHLYDNTARGDGLRVLLNRLRRLRRYAHGRGDSPTDNLQFCALSATVGNPQAVAARYFADPLVIQAAGQRPLDVELLEMQGEESLRDLFAGLRKRGVKKALAFCNARSECEALAQVFKHRAPFGDNVFVHHASLDARLRHQTERHFAEASAALCFATSTLELGIDIGDVDLVILIGAPDDASAFLQRIGRGNRRSSRSAVVGFYRSPIEAAMFRVFIRAASMGELHAKDYFFRPSVIVQQLCSYIKQVRHGELVPREVYELFATPTGEPLISKAAFDDILSALIDKNYFVRLPDGNLRPGAVWQRLYEQREIYANLSDATRQSMEVVDEITGRKLGEMEWGTGINQSFLFGGVARRAVRRQGRKLIVRASEDDAPPPRFFTPRRALSPRLASAVAAELGLPQSPAPAEIAVVKDPELSEAQAWVFHCAGEAYAYLLGDLLENWCNAQVSEVNGFCFLLTGELPDAALPINAEQVQRRLRRRWQQFESYYDMGRFQKELPLEVRRASVEAAFDIENFLRAFAGKKLTQSATCDKQ
- a CDS encoding aminotransferase class I/II-fold pyridoxal phosphate-dependent enzyme, with the protein product MTDKYKSLETKLIHAGEPVPRISGAVVTPIFQSAMFEYAGESDYHAVKYIRLNNTPNHLALHKKLAALENAEAAVVTASGMAAISTALLTMLSAGDHILMQDCLYGGTHDLVTKDFKDFGLTYTFINGDNPSSWQEHLRPNTKAIYVEAMTNPLLQVADLKAVVEFAKAYGLISMIDNTFASPVNFRPAEWGFDLSLHSATKYLNGHSDIVAGAVIGRADLVERITHRLNHLGGSLDPHAAFLLSRGVKTLALRVARNNENALRLAEFLESHAAVQKVNYAGLESNEPYARARELFDGFGGVLSFELKGDVARAEAFMQRVQLAIIAPSLGGIETLMTRPVTTSHSGMSAEDRKKAGINDTLIRVSVGIEATEDLIADFSQALAD